One region of Centropristis striata isolate RG_2023a ecotype Rhode Island chromosome 3, C.striata_1.0, whole genome shotgun sequence genomic DNA includes:
- the LOC131969204 gene encoding G-protein coupled receptor 22-like, whose protein sequence is METDSYTSGPATTDWAGPVAGLEGVLQEQGGGGLPSSPASWYTPYSMGFQVSLTAFLMLELVLGFSSNLTVLVLYCSQSNLVDSVSNMVTVNLHVLDVAVCVLCLPLTLVVVLLPPGPNLALLCCFHEACVTFASIATAINILVISLDRYDISVRPANRLLTTRRATLLLAAVWVTSVAVFFIPFLEVQWSSGDGAEERGQVTPLSLSSHGISATVVPAWRNQTLLCVGGQGYHTGLGMYYHLILQVPIFFTTVAVMLFTYSRILRALNIRIGSHMKKGQRFRGHPKRPKKKTMLRMKDGGEVGGEHCTTDGTKQLSHPPLIPSPSPTPTATSPPALSSTAPLVTSDTGAATAMPTTMGVQASVSAIIALRRAVRRHRDRRERQRRVFKMSLIIITTFLCCWAPLSVTNVLILGIGPSDALVSLRLWFLALAYGTTVSHPLLYAFTRQKLRRALRAKVKKRVVSLLQVDPSPGGTVIHNSWVENRKTSRQVRLEASEGTDRCLAEVL, encoded by the coding sequence ATGGAGACTGACAGCTACACCTCAGGCCCAGCCACCACTGACTGGGCTGGGCCGGTGGCCGGCCTGGAGGGAGTGCTTcaggagcagggaggaggggGTCTCCCCAGCAGCCCGGCGTCCTGGTACACGCCTTACTCGATGGGCTTCCAGGTGTCGCTCACCGCCTTCCTTATGCTGGAGCTGGTGTTGGGTTTCAGCAGCAACCTGACGGTGCTGGTGCTCTACTGCTCTCAATCCAATTTAGTGGACTCGGTGAGCAATATGGTGACGGTGAATCTGCATGTGCTGGATGTGGcggtgtgtgtgctgtgtctACCCCTCACTCTGGTGGTTGTGCTGCTGCCGCCAGGACCCAACCTGGCGCTGCTCTGCTGCTTCCATGAGGCCTGTGTCACCTTTGCCAGCATAGCCACAGCCATCAACATCCTGGTCATCAGCTTGGACCGATATGACATCTCAGTGCGGCCGGCCAATCggctgctgaccacacgtagaGCAACGCTGCTCCTGGCTGCTGTTTGGGTCACCTCGGTAGCTGTGTTTTTTATCCCATTCTTGGAGGTGCAGTGGTCCAGTGGAGatggagcagaggagagagggcAGGTGACACCCTTGTCGTTGTCCTCACATGGTATCAGCGCCACCGTGGTGCCAGCGTGGCGTAACCAGACACTGCTGTGTGTTGGCGGGCAAGGCTACCACACAGGCCTGGGTATGTATTACCATCTTATCCTGCAGGTACCCATTTTCTTCACCACAGTGGCAGTCATGCTGTTCACCTACTCCAGAATACTGCGGGCTTTAAACATTCGCATTGGCTCCCACATGAAGAAGGGCCAGCGGTTTAGGGGGCACcccaagagaccgaaaaaaaAGACGATGCTCAGGATGAAGGATGGCGGGGAGGTGGGAGGGGAGCATTGCACCACAGATGGTACCAAACAGCTCAGCCACCCTCCCCTCATCCCTTCCCCGTCCCCCACCCCCACAGCTACCTCCCCCCCTGCCCTGTCCTCTACCGCCCCGCTCGTCACCTCTGACACAGGCGCTGCAACCGCCATGCCCACCACCATGGGTGTCCAGGCATCTGTGTCGGCCATTATTGCCCTGAGGCGGGCAGTGCGGCGACACAGGGATCGTCGAGAGCGACAGAGGCGGGTGTTCAAGATGTCCCTCATCATTATCACCACCTTCCTGTGCTGTTGGGCTCCCCTCTCTGTGACCAACGTGCTGATTCTAGGCATAGGCCCCAGTGACGCCTTGGTCAGCCTACGGCTCTGGTTCTTAGCTTTGGCCTATGGCACCACCGTGTCCCACCCTCTGCTCTACGCCTTCACCCGACAGAAGCTACGCCGTGCCCTCCGTGCTAAGGTTAAGAAGAGGGTGGTGTCCCTGCTGCAGGTAGACCCTTCACCAGGGGGCACCGTCATACACAACTCCTGGGTGGAGAACAGAAAAACCAGCCGGCAGGTGCGGCTAGAAGCAAGCGAAGGCACTGACCGCTGCCTGGCAGAGGTCCTGTGA
- the cidec gene encoding cell death activator CIDE-3, translated as MCSQMDYAMKSLSLLTPSSLSKCVTASVSASASMTQQLLSGRAPRPKPFRVTNVDRSVKKGIMADKLEDLMNKASDSLSAQCASALVLDEDGTGVDTEEFFQTLPENAVLMVLEKGHKWTPHPNSPSRDQLSERRPQHRTDVAKLTFDLYKNNPKDFIGCLNVKATLYGAYSVSYDLRCYAAKTMLKEVLRWTVFSMQATGHILLGSSGYIEQLLEEEEQAEKTLALPQEGRIRQLQSMLLGKISL; from the exons ATGTGCTCTCAGATGGATTATGCCATGAAGTCCCTCAGCCTTCTGACTCCATCTTCTCTCTCCAA GTGTGTGACAGCCAGCGTCTCAGCCAGCGCTTCCATGACCCAGCAGCTCCTGTCGGGTCGAGCTCCTCGACCAAAGCCCTTCAGGGTCACAAATGTTGATCGCAGTGTGAAGAAGGGCATCATGGCGGACAAGTTAGAAGACCTGATGAACAAG GCCAGCGACTCGTTGAGTGCTCAGTGTGCCAGCGCCCTGGTGCTGGATGAAGATGGCACAGGGGTGGACACAGAGGAGTTCTTCCAGACGCTGCCTGAAAACGCAGTCCTCATGGTCCTGGAGAAGGGCCACAAGTGGACCCCACATCCG AACAGCCCCTCCAGAGATCAGCTGAGCGAGCGCAGGCCACAGCACCGGACAGATGTGGCCAAGCTGACTTTTGACCTCTACAAAAACAACCCCAAGGATTTCATTGGCTGCCTGAACGTGAAAGCAACCCTGTACGGTGCTTATTCTGTGTCCTATGACCTGCGCTGTTACGCTGCCAAAACAATGCTCAA GGAGGTTTTGCGATGGACCGTGTTCTCCATGCAGGCCACAGGCCACATCCTGCTGGGCTCCTCTGGCTACATCgagcagctgctggaggaggaggagcaagcGGAGAAGACCCTGGCGCTGCCGCAGGAAGGCAGGATCAGACAGCTGCAGAGCATGCTGCTGGGAAAGATATCCCTCTGA